In Apium graveolens cultivar Ventura chromosome 10, ASM990537v1, whole genome shotgun sequence, the following are encoded in one genomic region:
- the LOC141693889 gene encoding uncharacterized protein LOC141693889 has translation MAGRNLHPHHILRPDPTQISSLQHRQIQSLLIDNQRLAAIHVALKQELAVSHQELRHLSSTLSAIKLESDAKVREVLEKAAKIEAEVRVIREIKGEVERVRESVRRMEIDRRELVGSFEKVEKEVREAKGEIEEAEAVREGIVVMRREILKGRAAVEYEKKLHAANVELGQVMEENTISMAREIEKLHAELANAEKMARAAAAAAAAAHPGPAYASGYGNSDVGYTANSYAGPYAAQQFQGNVDGGSQYGTGAVAHSHYGTQQNHLP, from the exons ATGGCCGGAAGAAACCTCCACCCCCACCACATCCTCCGACCCGACCCGACCCAAATCTCCTCTCTCCAACACCGTCAAATCCAATCTCTCTTAATCGACAACCAACGTCTCGCCGCCATCCACGTGGCACTCAAACAAGAACTCGCTGTATCTCACCAAGAGCTTCGTCATCTCTCTTCAACTCTCTCAGCAATCAAGCTCGAAAGCGACGCGAAGGTTCGAGAAGTTCTCGAAAAGGCTGCGAAGATAGAGGCTGAAGTGAGAGTGATTAGAGAGATTAAGGGTGAGGTGGAGAGAGTTAGAGAGAGTGTGAGGAGAATGGAGATTGATAGGAGAGAATTGGTGGGGAGTTTTGAGAAAGTCGAAAAGGAGGTGAGGGAAGCGAAAGGGGAGATTGAGGAGGCTGAGGCTGTTAGAGAGGGGATTGTTGTTATGAGGAGGGAGATTTTGAAAGGAAG GGCTGCTGTTGAATATGAAAAAAAGCTGCATGCTGCCAACGTTGAGTTGGGTCAGGTTATGGAGGAAAACACGATTTCCATGGCTCGTGAAATTGAGAAACTCCATGCTGAACTTGCTAACGCGGAGAAGATGGCAAGGGCAGCTGCTGCGGCTGCTGCAGCAGCACATCCTG GGCCTGCATACGCTTCTGGGTATGGGAATTCTGATGTGGGATATACTGCTAACTCGTATGCTGGTCCATATGCAGCACAGCAG TTTCAGGGCAATGTGGATGGTGGTTCGCAGTATGGTACTGGAGCAGTAGCTCATAGTCATTACGGCACACAACAGAACCATTTACCATGA